tgctccagtcctgtccctgaaTCAAAGttaggctgtgctctgctctgagcctgtaCAATAGATCTTTTCTGTGGCCTTCCCcagctctcttgggctggaaatctctttcactctgtcattttgtggcttctgctgctctagtatttgtttggagtcatttttcaggtattttatgggttatggggagagagctagagcaggtccatacttttactctgccatcttggctccatctccaggagtttacattttaatgggggaaacatATAAAACAGTAGAAGTGAAGGAAATAGCCGAAggactgagaggaaaagaaatgaagatgatagcaAAAGGGCAGACAACAGGAATGTGGGGAAGGGCAAGAAATTTTATGAATGTTTTGGATTGTAGCAAGGAAAATGCTCACCTTTCACATTCACagcagaggtggaatttgaactgattCCAGATCTAGTACTTTTTCCACTAGACCACTTTTATTCCTGTAGAATCCATCTCAAAACTTACTTCCTCTTGGAAATGTTCCCTGATTAAGTACATCTAACTAAAAACACTAATAAATATCTGTACCCAAATTACCTGTACTTTCAGTATTTCACATTGCTCTAAGAGGAAGCTATACCATTCTGTCCTCCATTCCCACCCATGCACCAAATCATGCTTATATTGTTAGCACACCATTTACTGCATtatggatttgtttttttttttaaattactgagAACAATGTGATATGTTTTGGGATATATACCTCAGTCAACTTAATCCCCCAATCCAGATCAACCTTTAAATCATCTGAAATATCTGTACACAACactgagaaaaaacaaagcatatGTATTTCAGTAATGAAATGTTTGAGATTAAAACAATTAGAGTAAATGTAATCATGTCATCTTCACAGAGAAATGTAGACTTCTGTGTAGTTAATGTGGTTATATGGAGAGAGCATTGTCCCTGGAGATGAAGGACCTGGATTTAAACTTTGGTTCtcatacttattacctgtgtgcaCTAGGGCAACATACTTAATCTTtctgaactcagtttccttatttgtaaaataagagactTGGTCTTCTGAGATTGCTTCCAGTTCTACtagaggcacagtggataaagcacagacctggagtcaggaagatctctccactttgcatctgctacCTTGCCTGGTTTCAGCTCCATGAAACAAGATGCCTTTCCCAATATGAGAATATTATTTCTAACCCTGATGTTAATTGAAGCCTTGATTgtcaccacctccctcagccttctctctcttctgaaaGGCTAGAGGATGGGgaaccaaactcctcccaatgctaGAGTGCAGAAACTAGActcagctcattccactttgcatTTGCTGCCCTGTCtgttttcaactccatggaacaagatgtccCCATGCCAGGTATCCCCTTGTGTCCCATCTCCTTTTGCTCTGCCCtgttttcctgcctccttttgtttgttgtttcctccttaaATTGTAAgatccctgagagcagggactatttttattaattgtatcctcagctgtaatgttaatgtaaggttaatggtgggtgggggcaAGAATTAAatctcttccccacccattaataagcctcaatACCTTTAGTTAATTTCTACTGAgcctctgggtcaaagggtcctGTCCTCctactctgaaaagtgtataaatactctgaggtgaggatTTACTTcagggcttactcattggaagtgtttggtcagacaagactctgagtagctgctaaggagccacctggctttgaaaacccagatgttgatgcttctctctctggtaactgtgtatatatgtaatggttagacaattgtatctgtctgttgatctacaATGTATGTATTGCTTTTCGTTAGACAGATGGAAGCCCTGTCTTTTgggttttatttgtattttctatgaagttcagggtactgactgttccccctgaactaagtgaatgatatatgtgcttgattaaagtagaatcctgacccctcaaaagttgtttccTTTTAGcaaaacctgtacagcaggccctcttgtgcATGTTAGGACCCTTGCTGTTACACCAGCATATAGCAAAATAtcttgcacatagcaggcatttattggattggattgaaagacctgaattcaaatatggctcAGATTTTTACTGGCTGTGTAAACCTGAGAAAGTCACCTGttctctctctgcttctatttCCTGAATTGTACAATAGAGTATCTCATagatttgttgtaaggatcaaatgagatatttgcaaaagcacttagcacaatgcctggtaagtagtagacacttaatatgtattcctttctctcctgccCTTCATGGATTCATGTTTGTATCTTCCTAAATGAATAGGGAGGGAAAACTCTCAGGGCACAATCCCTGGGAACATGCTTGCTTCTAGGTGAGAGTCTGGTGCTTCACAATACCTCTTTATTGGTagaggacagctagatggtgaaggagatagagcaccagtgcaggagtcaggaggacctgagttcaaatctcacctcagatacttgacactcactagctgtgtgaccttgggcaagtcacttaaccccaattgcctcatcctgggtcatgtccagtcatcttgatgaatatctggtcactgaattcagatgactctggaggagaagtgagactggtgacctgcacagccctccctcactcaaaaacaaagtcaagtgcaagtcttgtcattatttctctgatggcatggtcttctttagcagcaaaggatgaacacacatattatTGGTAGAAAAGTATTAGCACCTTTTATCTTTTTGATAGCTTGCTGACAATCAGCTTTCCCTCTTACAGAAGGAGGTCATTTCCGTTattcagttttctctctttttttccttagaaacAATCAAATCAGTTTCATGTGTGTCTACCTCTTTATCCCCATAGTGAGTAATACCCATGACACTTCTCCCACGTATAACCTTCTCCACatgttccttctcctttccataaCTATCCTTTCAATCAGAGCCACGCACACAGTCTTTAGGGattagggaaggggaaaaggaaaaaatatgttttaaacacctgttatgtgccaggcattgtgctaggagctatacaaatatctcatttaatccttacaactctaggaagtagatgctattatgataTCCTTTGTTcacttgaagaaaatgaggcaaacattggttaagtgacttgctcataatCACACAACTGGTGTCTGATGCCTGATTTAATTTCGGTTATTCTTGACTCCAGAACCATTATTTCATGTActgtggttgttgtccttcattcttgaagaggatcaaaatgatgtCACTCTGCTAGAATCAAGTTTCAACGTGGTTTGACTGGGACTGATCAGACATATACAAGTTTGGAGacctctaccataggttgggcacaaatagttcacgTGAACACAGgcagtggattctctaaatttgcacatcctgcattttctttgagctgtttcaattctgttttgctcatagagtcTCTTATGTGGACCCACCATGCCGAGTGGTGCTGTGctagtgtctcctatgtcacatAATCAACTCTGAAGCTCTTAACAGAGGccgagagtgtccttgtatcacattttctgaccaccatgtgagcacttgccctctgtgaagtcttcataaaatagtctttttggcaagtgtacgttTTACATTTGAACGTGGCTGTTGATAATCACTCCATGGGCTCAGATATTTTGGGAGTGATAAAAATGCATTGAATTTATAGCAAGTATGAATATGGCAAATAACATGTTAAATGTcagtatatacatgcacacataaatgtatgcatatgtgcatagatgtccatttttattttcacaaaggtGTCATTTTGATATCATGACTTatgttattcaattcaattcaacatgattaagcatctattataggCCCTGAACAtacaaggagaaaaaggaagctgTCTTCCAAGGATGCTATGTGTCTAGGcccttcatatatttttaaattaatcttcTAGATTCCTATTCAATCTGTTCATTAGTTCATTTTGGTATCTGCTTCCCACCCCCAAGATAGCAAGTTCATTGAAACAAAGGTAGTATTTAGTGAAAACTCcaggccctacaggacaaaagagaagatggggacaagggaagggagggatgatagaagagagggcagattggtgataggggcaatcaaaatgctcggtattttggggtggggtggaggggacaaatggggagaaaatttggaacccaaaattttgtaaaaatgaatgtttaaagttaaataaataaattacaaattaaaaaaaaagaaaaagaaaactccacCATACCTAGTATATTATCAAGGACACTTTGGTGACTCAGATAGTGTTTATTGATGAATAGTGAATAGGTTGATAGATTCTGAAGGCTATTTCCACAAAACAGGACTGATCAGGATTTGAGAAATATGTTATTGGTCTTGAATCATTCTGTGTAAAGGAGGGTATACCAGCAGCCATCATCAAGTTTCTACCAGGTGCATAAAGAACAATAATTTCAGCTTACAAATGAAAAGACCaataaataggagaaaaacacaaatataaaaacttGTCATttagaagggatcttggaaaGGCAAAAAGATAATTGGTGCCACTTTTCAAAACAGCCTGAGAATGTTGACCCAATATTCAAATCAGTGTGAAAAAACTCAGTATGTTATGTAATTTGTAacaataattacatatatatatatatatattataaaatttaattGATAGTGAATGAACATGTCACTAGTTCTAGAATGTAATAAATCAAAGTAGAATGAACAATAAAATTTGTAGcattaattctttaatttttctctgcATTTCAATTACATGAAGACGTGAAAACTGATTGTACAGAATCATCCAAATATAGACATTGATACCATGCAATACCCATTGAAAATCAAGTATTTCTAAAATAAGCTTATATCTACGTTTTATTCAATGCAATATAGATTATAGACATGtagttttgaaaaaaatctataagATTACAAATTTCAGAGAATGTTCAGAAATGAATTGCAGAGGGAATTTACACTTTCAGGagtttcatcagtaaaatcaCAAGCCCAGTCTCTATGGCCTATCCCTATTCTCATCCTGAGGCAGGAATTAACCCCATGTCTTATTTACTCAAAGCCTATCCCTTCTATCTCCTATTTCATCTTGCttctttgaaaattatctttttaaatttaatataaaaatgtggaatatgtgcatatatttataaacatacatTTTATAAACTATTGTTAGGTTTTTGAAAATCTTGACCTCTTGAACATACTGTATGCAGGATTATCACTCCACATTTATATTAAGGATAACTCTACTTTagaaaattatagatttaaagaaatgaattttaaaatggagagatatatatgaacacaatacCTATTACGCTACATCCCTTTGCTGTGATGTGTttcaaattatgtttttaaattcacCCATATGGCAAGTTGTGTTGATTACATTTATAAATACTAATCGTCAATATTACATGAGTCAAGTTAGAATAGCTCACCATGATATATAAGTAAAGTTAAGAATGTTTTTTTACAGCCAAATGGCAAGATCTTGTTTTTCACCTGGAAATTCATTGAAAGTAAAGGAGCGTGATCGCCTTCTAAGATTTGTCGTTCTGTGGGGTCTTCCATTTATTAAGTCCAAATAAATGTCGGATCTCAGAAAGCGTGTATAGCTATCCTGCTCCATGAGTCGATAAACTCTGCTTTGGGCAGCATCAAAACTGTGGATGGTTGGTTGGGAGATGCTCTTAAAAATTACTTCTTTGGTGTGAAAGTCAAGGTTAACCTAGATTATGGGAAGAAACTATTATAAGAAGATCAGATCTATCAATGGGCTCAATTATGAAAAGGTCAAAGtcagtttttctctcctttcttcctcctttatgTCTCTTTCTAGGTATTTCTTTCCTAAAACTATGTCCTGTAATACCAGAGATACCAGTACAGCTTCCCAACAGGAACCCGGCTTTCATGGATCATAACCTAACTCATGCAAATCACATTTCTGTTAATTTACCTATTAATTAAATTGTTCAAAGGAGACAATTTCTGAAGGACTCTATTTTAATAAGGATTCTCAATGCCTCAAGCCAAAAGGAAATGTAATGAGTGGTACAAAGTTTAGTCATGCGAGTAAGAGAAGTTTTGTACATCCAACCTTTGTTTGCCTACAAAATATCTCATGTATAGAGGTAACAGTCTACTTGGTTATGCAGCTGGCCTTTAAGAGGAAACACTGATAATGaacaggaaatcaggaaagataaTCATCAGTTTCTAagaaaaggaagccagggaaatagAGGATATGACGTGTCAACTAGTGCTTTCTGTGAGGCATAGTGATCAAATGGTCCTAGCTAGgccaaagaaaatataaatgtaattacCCTATTAAGGAGTTCTGATCTTTCCAGATTACTTTCACACTCATCCTAAGTGTCTTTAAATTAAGATCTTaggatagaaaggaaaatcatGTATGTTAGCAAACGTGATACAATAGAGCACTGTCAAATCATCGGATTcaaatggaatcagaatgcatTTTAACTGACACCAGAagccacccctccacccccaccatcTATCTCAAGCTCAACATTTACAAAATGGAACTAATTTTGTCCTCAAATTCATCCTTCTTCAAAATGTCCTTGTTTCTTTAGATGGCACTTTTATCCTTGTGGGCACCCAACTTCCTAGACTCAAAGTTATCCTTAACTCTTAACTGTTTCTCACCCTACATATCCAGTCAGTCCACAGCTCTTCTCAATTCTCCCTTGTCCCATATCTCCCAGAACTATATCCTTTCTGTGCACTCAACCATTACTAGTTTAGGTTCTCATCATTTCTAAGTCCTGTTTTCAAGTAACTGCTGTCCCTGCCTCATTTTCCAATTTATTGTCTACCTAGCTGGCATTGTGATATCCCTAAAGCATAGGGCTAAttatcacttcacttctctgtgcAATAAATTCCACCTCTTGTATCAAATACATACTTTGAGTGACTTAAAACTTTCACAACCTTgctcatatgcacacatatacatatatacatacacacatgtgcatatatacaatataggtatatatacatatatatatatgtgtgtgtgtgtgtatagacatagatatacaaAAATGTATTCCAGTTTCCTTATACTGTATTCTTCAAGTCCAGCGCATTTCTCAAAGATGACATATCTCTTAAATTTCTACTCTGTACAATCTCCAAAATTTCAAATGAATTCctatctttcttcttcatttcttgaaatctctaatttccttcaaagttccACTCATATGCCACCTCTTGAGTGAGGACTTTCCTCATTATCCCAGCTGTTTTTAACCCCTTTTTTGTACATTAAATGTTATATACTTCACTTATATTTACTTTGACTATACTGTACATGTATTTTTACTAAAACTTTAAAAGCTCTCTTACCATTCATATGAAATTGACTAATGATAAATGCTTTGTGGCTtgcctatatttttcttttcaaacagGGAAAGTAGGAGAAAGCATTCATCAGAGAGTACAAACCTTTTCTTTATGAATGTCAGGATAAAAAGATTTCTCCTCCccacactcccctccccccactcaaaGTAAAGACTTTTATAAACCTCTCAGTAACAGAGAATACTGGGCATTTGatcctccatcctgttttctccTATACTAGAACCATGGGGCAGATAGCTATCATAATTTGATGAGGAGAATGGGTGAAAGTGAGTCCTGCTATCCTCTTTAATGCTTTTCTCTATGAATATGGTCAGTAGAGGGAGGATGgtgattataataatagctagtgttgtatatactttcaggtttgcaaagcaccttacaaatattttctcatttgatcttcacaacaactttgggagataggtgctaccATTATTCTCCACATCCTCTTTACATaggaagaaaaaaggcagaaagaaattaagtgacttgaccaaggtcacacatttagaatctgaaggcaaatttgaacttagatcctcctgactccaggttcagtgttcaatccactgtgccacctacttgcctgTAGGTATGCCTGGTGGGGAAAAATAGACCCACACAAAGCTTACGGTCCCTTTCTTCACCACTATGTCCAGTTCTAACTTCTAATTTCTGTCAGGCATTGCTTCAAAATTGTGATATTTATAggcacataatacacacacacacacacacaaatatatagtcactttataataatatatatacagaatagccctatacatacaaatatataaggcTCTTGCCATCCCTATGCCAGCTCTTGTAGAGGATATTTCTACATCAAATGAGAAGCCAAATTCTTAATTTCTATGATTCCATTGAATTTTCAATATAAAACTAAGTAGGAAATCAAAGATACCCATAAGCCTGATATACTGAAAGTAAATCAGTGTATCTTTGTCTATATACATAATTGGGAGAAATTCAGTTCCAAAAGGCTTgtttggaaaattaaaaaaaaaaaaactaaactaagaATGGGAAAATGTAAACTTCATTCTCAAGTTATATATACCTTGCCAAACTGTCTGTTCATCTGtcagtctatctatctgtctgttacCTAtattatatctctctatatagcTACAGCCATCTAAATCTTTAGATTGATATAGATGTGTACCTATCTGTCCAttcatctatctctatctctaaagacagacagacatatatatgtaggtagatacacacacatatatttacatacatatgtaaatattgaTAGAGCAAGTTAATTTAAACTCTAGCTATGTAGGAAGATGGATATGTGcaatgcatatagatatatatgtgtgtatatatatgtacacatatatatatattcacacacaaacatatctgcgtgtgtgtatgtgtgtatatatatagtgacatcttcatatgtacatataactaTGGCATAGTATCATATTTAATTAAGAAATCCCGGGCTGAGGAAACTTCTTATGCTTACGTAGATCAAAACCTAATCTGTAACCTCAAGTCTAAGAGAGTTGATTGTGGTACAGAACGTTTAAATATTCGTGGCTACCTAGGGGGTATGCATAAGACGCAAGAGTTGAAGCTAGATCTTCTTGCCCTTAAGGCTGGACACCGCCATATTGCctcatatgtttatatgtttgtttggatgtatatatctatatatagatatatatctatatccgtatatctatatatctatctatatatacacatatatttggaTGAGGATATATAATACGTTTAATACGTATTTATTTACCTATGTATTTCctgaaaatattaatatattaccGCTATTCATCTACTATAATTCTGAACTTTGAAATGGAGTGTATGATGGCACTATGTATTAAGTTTTACCAAGTGGGTTTTCTCTGATGCAACTTTTATAAAGTTCTTTTAGATTTGCTTGATCTTTCCCcctctttcaattcttttttatttctcttctttttttttatttttttttttttactatacctCCTGTGGAGCATCATTCTGTATGAATTTCTCATATATTGCTTGTGCTTTATGGAAGAGTTGATGGGGTTCTTGGCTTTTCTTGAAATCCTCGCAGGCTGCCCaaaattcaatattttcttcactgaattcAGTTTTAAGGAATCTGGTAAAAGCATCAAATCCAtctataaataaagaaaaagaattgaaagcaACAAAGCATGTATCTTTAAAAGATTAAAACCATCTAAGAGTTTTCATGTTCGACATTAGGGAATTACCACAAAAACTGATATGATAGACATTTTCTCCAGTCCAATGTGATTAGGAGTGATGCATTTGAAAGAACTCCGATTTTTTGATACTAGAGGAaatctgataattttttttaataaattaaaaaagaaagggagtcTATTGAATTTAAGTTCAATTTTTGACTCTTCTCAGCAGCACTTCATTAAGGTACATTATGAAACAAACTTTTTTCTGCAGACAACAATGAAAAGTTGATTATCCTAAGTAATAGAGAaagatgcaatttaaaaaatgcCTCCTCATGTTTTGATTTTATGCTTATACAATTTCAAGTTACCAAATTCCCAGAACCCCATTTGACtcatcataaaatgggaataataatacttgctctCCTTAAAATGACTATTTTGAGAATACATTTTTGAACACTGAGTCTGCAatcaagagatctgagttcaaatgtgaccttagacatttgctg
The DNA window shown above is from Notamacropus eugenii isolate mMacEug1 chromosome 2, mMacEug1.pri_v2, whole genome shotgun sequence and carries:
- the RGS18 gene encoding regulator of G-protein signaling 18, producing MEKPLVFFSQLNMSDPKEKSFYKAIHAIGKEALSKDIKNRGKEKRNRLSLLLQKPEFHEDVNPGRSENLAKGTSVSPEEAVKWSESFDKLLSHKDGFDAFTRFLKTEFSEENIEFWAACEDFKKSQEPHQLFHKAQAIYEKFIQNDAPQEVNLDFHTKEVIFKSISQPTIHSFDAAQSRVYRLMEQDSYTRFLRSDIYLDLINGRPHRTTNLRRRSRSFTFNEFPGEKQDLAIWL